A single region of the Microthrixaceae bacterium genome encodes:
- a CDS encoding IS110 family transposase: MTVTVGLDIGETDHGVYARDDTGTEIGLGPVSSVVKRAKVANDQRSLDVLFAWIATLAGDGGWVLAIDQIGSYARLVIAAAAAHGAQIAYVPGLVAHRAAELFPGQAKTDQPDAQVLCDVARASPINSAGSTLPTTNWSPNWPCCAATTKTSALISTGCATR, translated from the coding sequence GTGACCGTCACCGTCGGCCTCGATATCGGCGAGACAGACCACGGCGTCTACGCCCGCGATGACACAGGCACCGAAATAGGCCTCGGCCCGGTCTCCAGCGTGGTGAAACGCGCCAAAGTCGCCAACGACCAGCGGTCCCTCGACGTGCTGTTCGCCTGGATCGCGACCCTCGCCGGTGATGGCGGCTGGGTGTTGGCAATCGACCAGATCGGTTCCTACGCCCGACTCGTGATCGCTGCCGCCGCAGCACACGGCGCGCAGATCGCGTACGTGCCCGGCCTTGTCGCACACCGCGCGGCGGAGCTGTTTCCCGGGCAAGCCAAGACCGACCAACCCGATGCCCAAGTGCTGTGCGATGTCGCCCGAGCGTCACCGATCAACTCCGCTGGGTCAACCCTGCCGACGACGAACTGGTCGCCGAATTGGCCGTGTTGTGCCGCCACGACCAAGACCTCCGCGCTGATATCAACCGGATGCGCGACGCGTTGA
- a CDS encoding phytanoyl-CoA dioxygenase family protein, with product MSLGPPISNSALVHDGYCVVDRVGSGLLDQLYELYTTRTGNPEGFQSSARDGAPAERLRLHRSIQGIVEPELDRHFGPGVTAFLNAFLVKHRAAEAVSFHQDLTYTDESVIRSYSAWIPLVDVESRSGAMRVVPGSHRWTSGIRAAGPTGTVEMDAISSVLDERAITIEMSAGSILVWDSATIHASHPNRSSAERVAVASAFVVGAVPLRFCFADAAEGLRAYEFDERVLAGRAPFRTPPASLPRVEPWAELVDGRGLLGRMCSGK from the coding sequence GTGTCTCTGGGTCCTCCCATCAGCAACTCTGCACTCGTACACGACGGCTACTGCGTTGTGGATCGTGTTGGGAGCGGTCTTCTTGATCAGCTGTATGAGCTGTACACAACCCGTACCGGCAATCCGGAGGGGTTTCAGTCGTCTGCAAGGGACGGGGCGCCCGCCGAGCGGCTGCGGTTACATCGCTCAATCCAAGGGATCGTCGAGCCAGAACTCGACCGTCACTTCGGGCCCGGGGTGACAGCGTTTCTTAACGCTTTTCTCGTCAAACATCGCGCTGCTGAAGCAGTGAGCTTTCACCAAGACTTGACCTACACTGACGAGTCCGTCATCCGCAGCTATTCGGCGTGGATCCCGTTGGTTGATGTTGAATCGCGAAGCGGCGCGATGCGAGTTGTGCCCGGGAGTCATCGCTGGACGAGCGGAATCCGCGCTGCTGGTCCGACCGGAACCGTCGAAATGGACGCCATCTCGTCGGTTCTGGACGAGCGCGCTATCACGATCGAGATGTCCGCAGGCTCCATCCTGGTTTGGGATTCGGCGACGATCCACGCCTCCCACCCAAATCGCTCGTCCGCGGAACGTGTTGCCGTTGCCTCAGCATTCGTGGTGGGTGCTGTGCCGTTGCGTTTCTGCTTCGCGGACGCCGCGGAGGGACTCCGCGCGTATGAGTTCGACGAGCGCGTGCTGGCCGGTCGGGCTCCGTTCAGGACTCCTCCCGCCAGCCTGCCACGGGTGGAGCCGTGGGCAGAACTCGTCGATGGACGCGGGCTATTGGGCCGGATGTGTTCAGGCAAGTGA
- a CDS encoding methyltransferase yields MTDDPTDTAGEDEDVDFLVVDEYLSGAIEMLALKAALDSGLIDQLLVGRPPTGQGLEGYALHIEILRIAGVLVEADGVPSLTTRFRSAMAYRDLLEVKLRFATMFLRDVFNDPISLFDVAAQRSTDYEYLRHFRYDLASSRDPAERQYLADWVRYMTTLTRYEAGAVLRHCELSSHRRVLDIGGNSGELAHSMCDRCADLHVTVFDLPAVVALGTEWNRGRDNADRVTYVGGDAFKDRMPTGFDLVVLKGVLHDWREPEAAQLISAAWNCLDPGGTLLVAERSRPHLGDHAPIAAGTFNLSAWFWAFRTPDDYLVQLRALGAIIDQADIINLDLPWMIVRARKP; encoded by the coding sequence ATGACGGACGATCCAACCGATACGGCAGGCGAGGACGAGGACGTTGACTTTCTCGTTGTCGATGAGTATCTAAGCGGCGCTATCGAGATGCTCGCTCTTAAGGCAGCGCTCGACAGCGGACTGATCGATCAACTGCTCGTAGGCCGACCACCGACCGGTCAAGGGCTCGAAGGGTACGCGCTACACATCGAGATCCTGCGCATTGCGGGGGTGCTGGTCGAGGCCGATGGGGTACCCTCACTCACGACTAGGTTTCGCTCCGCGATGGCGTACCGAGACCTTCTCGAGGTGAAGCTTCGCTTCGCTACGATGTTCCTTCGGGACGTGTTCAACGATCCGATCTCGTTGTTCGACGTCGCCGCCCAGCGTTCGACCGACTACGAGTACCTCCGCCATTTTCGATACGACCTGGCGTCAAGCCGTGATCCGGCAGAACGTCAGTATCTAGCGGACTGGGTGCGATACATGACCACGCTCACGCGGTACGAAGCCGGGGCGGTGCTCCGTCACTGTGAGCTTTCATCGCATCGGCGTGTACTAGACATCGGAGGCAACAGTGGTGAGCTAGCGCATTCGATGTGCGATCGATGCGCCGACCTTCACGTCACAGTGTTCGACCTCCCTGCAGTTGTTGCCCTTGGAACCGAGTGGAATCGTGGGCGCGACAACGCTGACCGAGTCACCTACGTCGGCGGGGACGCGTTCAAAGACCGGATGCCGACAGGATTCGACCTTGTCGTTCTTAAGGGGGTCCTCCATGACTGGCGCGAGCCGGAGGCGGCGCAGCTCATAAGTGCCGCCTGGAACTGCCTCGACCCCGGCGGGACGCTGCTAGTAGCGGAGCGGTCGCGGCCGCACCTGGGCGACCACGCGCCGATCGCGGCGGGAACGTTCAATTTGTCGGCTTGGTTCTGGGCCTTCCGTACACCGGACGACTACCTCGTTCAACTTCGGGCGCTCGGGGCCATCATCGATCAGGCTGACATCATCAACCTCGACCTGCCGTGGATGATTGTCCGCGCGCGGAAACCATGA
- a CDS encoding class I SAM-dependent methyltransferase codes for MNKPERIQRTEFEVYDLHLRLQTEMSFGAELPFFHGATEWASAHEIVDLGCGNGAFLHRLAIAFPEKHFTGIDLRADAIEVARQEFAAPNIAYVHGRISAHRTPVDILMSRFCLLFIDRLDEVVSWARDHVRLAVLQIDNEDALLSFPASLADFEAVLHITRARRRDRRSRTALNTTASAWEQIGFLPTWSHAQAITSEPPFSRDILHHWLVTMAELSVGAPLTPSLIEDLFRWWSGRDYIQYGMRATWFTRSEAMLGA; via the coding sequence GTGAACAAGCCCGAACGCATTCAGCGTACTGAGTTCGAGGTCTATGACCTTCACCTCCGCCTGCAGACCGAGATGTCGTTCGGCGCTGAACTGCCCTTCTTCCATGGCGCTACCGAGTGGGCAAGCGCCCATGAGATCGTTGACCTTGGATGTGGGAACGGTGCCTTTCTCCACCGGCTTGCGATCGCATTCCCAGAGAAACATTTCACTGGGATCGACCTCCGCGCCGATGCAATCGAGGTCGCCCGACAAGAGTTTGCTGCACCCAACATCGCCTACGTGCATGGACGAATCTCAGCGCACCGCACGCCGGTCGACATACTGATGTCTCGGTTCTGTCTGCTCTTCATAGATCGCCTTGACGAGGTTGTGTCTTGGGCGCGGGACCACGTGCGGCTGGCGGTGCTGCAGATTGACAACGAGGATGCACTGCTGTCATTCCCCGCCTCACTGGCGGACTTCGAGGCAGTGCTGCACATCACTCGAGCACGTCGACGCGATCGCCGTTCCCGAACGGCGCTGAATACGACAGCGAGCGCATGGGAGCAGATCGGCTTCCTTCCGACGTGGAGCCACGCCCAAGCAATCACGAGTGAGCCACCCTTCTCACGGGACATCCTCCACCACTGGCTGGTGACGATGGCCGAACTGAGCGTAGGGGCCCCATTGACGCCGTCCCTCATTGAAGACCTGTTCAGATGGTGGTCAGGGCGAGATTACATACAGTATGGGATGCGGGCGACGTGGTTCACTCGGTCTGAGGCGATGCTGGGCGCATGA